The Meiothermus ruber DSM 1279 genome includes the window ACGCTGGCAGGCATGATGCCCAGCTTGCACTCTTCGGGGGTGATAAGGCCAGGGCAGTTGCCCCCAATTAGGCGGACGTTCTGCATGGCCTTGATCTCGGCCACGGCTTTGACCATATCCAGGGTGGGGATGCCCTCAGTGATCAGCACCACCAAGGGTATACCGGCATGTGCTGCTTCGAGGGCCGCATCGGCCGCGGCTGGAGCGGGCACAAAAATAATAGAGGCATCCACCCGGTGGTGAGCGGTGGCTTCCTTCACGGTGTCGTAGACCGGCACCCCCAGCATGGTCTGGCCTCCTTTGCCGGGGGTTACACCCGCGACCACCTTGGTGCCAGCCTTCATCATGGCCTCGGTGTGGAAGGCCCCTTCACGTCCGGTAATGCCTTGCACGATGACCTGGGTGTCTTTGTTGACCAGGATGCTCACTTCGTACCTCCCGTCATCGAGATGATGGCTTTGGCGGCTTCAACCGAGGTGGGGTACATATACACGGGGCGGCCTTTCAGAAGGGTTTTGGCTTCTTCCTCGGCAGTACCGGCGACGCGCATAGCCACTGGTTTGGTGAGGAGGCCTTCATCCAGCGCGCGAATGACACCCTTGGCGACCTCGTCGGCACGGGTAATGCCTCCAAAAATGTTGATGAAGACGCCTTTCACGTCGGGGTCTTTAAGCACTACTTTGAGCGCGTTGTACACGATGTCGGCTTTGGCACCGCCTCCGATATCCAGGAAATTGGCTGCCTTGCCGCCGCAGCGCTGAACCAGGTCGAGGGTGTACATGACCAGCCCGGCGCCGTTGCCGATAACGCCAATGTTGCCGTCGAGCTTGACGTAACTAAAGCCGTAGTTGGATGCCTCGACCTCGAGGGGGTGCTCGGCCTCGAACTCGCGCAGCGGGGTCAGGTCGGGGTGGCGGTAGAGGGCGTTGTCATCCAGCACAATTTTGGCGTCGGCAGCGACCACCTCGCCGGAGTCGGTGATTACCAGCGGGTTGATCTCGGCGGTAGAAGCATCAATACCCACATAAGCCTGGTAGAGTTTGACCAGCACATCGGCCAGCTTGTTGAGGTTGCCCTCCATGCCAGCGCGTTTAACCAGCTCGCGCGCTTCAAAGGGGCGCAGGCCCTTATGAGGGTCGATGGGGTATTTGATCAGGGCTTGAGGGCGGGTGGCTGCCACCTCTTCGATGTCCACTCCCCCTTCCTTGGAGAGCATTAACACCACCCGCTGGCTCACCCGATCCAGGATCATGCCTGCGTAGTATTCCTTTGCAATGTGCAGACCCTTGGCCACCAGGACTTTCTTGGTGATAAAGCCGTTGATGTTAAGGCCCAGTATCTGGGTGGCCTTTTCACGGGCCTCTTCAGGGGTTCGGGCTAGCTTGACGCCCCCGGCCTTGCCTCTCCCACCGGTGTGCACCTGGGCTTTGATGACCACCAGGTCGCCGTACTCGCTGGCGATTTGCTTGGCCTCGTCGGCAGTAAAGGCGATCTTGCCGGGGGGAACCGGGATGCCGTACTTGGCGAGGATCTCTTTGGCCTGATACTCGTGTAGGTTCACACTTGCCTCCGTGGATTTGGGTTTGCCAACCTAACGGCTACGCACTGCCGCTCGCCATTATAAGTTCTTTTTCACAGGGTATGCGAAACCGGGTGGTACAACCCTAAGCAGAGCCCTGCTGCACTGGTAACTCGAGGGGTTTACCTACATAGATCGTTGCGGCAAATATCCAGCACCGCCCAGTCGCGTCCCGGCTGGTTGCGCACCACCAGTTTTACCCACAACGTACCGCCCTCGGCCCAGTAACGGTCTCCGGTACTGTTATCGAAATCGCTGCGTGAGGCCGCTCGAGCCAGCTTATTGCGGTTATCTATCCAGTAATCACGGTAGATGAACGGCTCCCCGTTGTAAGGGATGGCCAGGTTGATGAACTCGCCCGGGGCGCTGTCGTCAAAGCGCAGCCTAAGCTTGTTGGGCATGTCTCCAGTTAAGCTGAGCGTGTAGCTGCGACCCTTGATCACGGTGGCCCCAAACTCGGTGTTGGCTCCCTCCTGAGGTCGGCCCCACATGCGGAAGACCGGGTTGCTGCCGTCGTTGCGTTGCAGGGAGACCGGGGCGATGTCACCGCCGCTTTGGTTGTAAATATACAGGCGCCCGTAGCTGTAGTTGCAAATTCCGGCGTTCCAGTCAGTCCTAATTTCGCAGTTGGTGTCGAGCAAGAAGGGGGTGTTGAGCACGATGGCATGGCCGGGGTGGCCCCCCACCGAACCATCGATATCCACAAAAACCGCACCCCGGTAGCCATCGGCGCTATCATCGTTGGCAATTTCTTCAGGGGTGGGCTCTGGACGTGGAGGCAGGTAGACGGGCTTGGCGTTGGTGAAGCGCGCGCCCTCGGCGAAGTTGCGGCTGTCAATGGCAAAGTCGGTGAAGCGCAGGTAGCTCAGGGCCCCGGCCTCGCGGGTGGCGGTTTGGCTGCCCTGGGCGTTCTGGATTTGCAGGGGCTGGAAGTTGAAAAACTGCACATTGCGGAAACCGATTTTGCCGTCGTAGAACTCGAAGCCGCGAATGGGGAAGTTGTCCTGGATGGGGCCGCCGCTGCTGGCCGCCCAGGGCCTGGGCAGGCTGCGTCCGTCGCTACCGCGGAACTCCCAGTTTTCGGGAAAGCCTTTATTGGCGCTATCGCCCACCACCAGCGAGTCTTCCAGGGTGCTTTCTTGTGAGGCGAAGGTCACCCCGATGGCGTTATCGGCCAGTTTAGCCCCGGTGACCTTGTGGTTGATGCCGCGCAGCCAGGCGGCGTTGCCTCGGTTTTTGTAGGCGGTGAAGTTTTTGAACTCGGCGACTATGGGCGGGTTTTCGGTGTTGCTGTTACTTGGATTGCTAGGATTGGTGCGGGGGTTGTAGACGGTGGGCTCAGCGGCCAGGGTATTTTTGTTGG containing:
- the sucC gene encoding ADP-forming succinate--CoA ligase subunit beta, with the protein product MNLHEYQAKEILAKYGIPVPPGKIAFTADEAKQIASEYGDLVVIKAQVHTGGRGKAGGVKLARTPEEAREKATQILGLNINGFITKKVLVAKGLHIAKEYYAGMILDRVSQRVVLMLSKEGGVDIEEVAATRPQALIKYPIDPHKGLRPFEARELVKRAGMEGNLNKLADVLVKLYQAYVGIDASTAEINPLVITDSGEVVAADAKIVLDDNALYRHPDLTPLREFEAEHPLEVEASNYGFSYVKLDGNIGVIGNGAGLVMYTLDLVQRCGGKAANFLDIGGGAKADIVYNALKVVLKDPDVKGVFINIFGGITRADEVAKGVIRALDEGLLTKPVAMRVAGTAEEEAKTLLKGRPVYMYPTSVEAAKAIISMTGGTK